A segment of the Amycolatopsis thermophila genome:
CTGCCCTCGTGCTGCCCTTCCTTGGGCTTGCTGTAGCTGGCTGCACGACGACAGTGTCAGGTTCCCCGGCGCCTGCGCCCGCGAGCACTCCGCCCGCGACGGGCGGGCAGGACGTTTTCGCTGGAATGAATGCCTGTGCCATCCTCGATCAACTGAACGCGGGCCAAGGTTTCGGCCCCGGCAGGAACATCAGCAAGCGCAATGAGTGCACCGCGACCAAGAGTGAATATGGCGCCAACGGTTTGGCGCTGGATCCAGTCCAGGGATTGCAGGAGTTTCTAGAAACCGACCCCGGCGCTACCGAGACCACGGTAAACGGGCGAAAAGCGCTCGAAGGCAAAGGGGATTCAGGGGCGTGCAGTATCGCAATCGAAATCGGACCGCACTCGCGGGCGCTGGCCGACGTCGTGATGGCCTCACCCGACGACGATCACAAAGCCTGTTCCGAGGCCCAAGCGCTGGCGGCCCGGTTGGAGCCGCTGCTACCCAAGGTTCCTGGTTGACGGGCCGAGCCGCGAGGGGTGCCGCCACTCCCTAACCCGCGGATCGTTTTCTGTGATCATTTCAACTGCCCGAATTTTCCCCACTTCCTTGATAGCGGTCTCTGTGCGACGTGTTCCCCCGCAGGGAGGTTGAGAGCTTCAATATCTCGCGCGACGACTTGGCGTGTGTGGTCTTTTAGCACCAGATGACTCATTGAGCGCGCCGACACTCGATCGGCTATGTCTTCCCGATGTAGCTCTGCTCGGCGCGGTGCTACGGTGCCGGGTCGCCACCGCGGTTCCGCCGCGGCGATCGCCGCGCAGACCCGTGGCCAGTCGGCCAGGTCGGTGGGCCCGAGTACGCCGGGCATCGCCGGCACTCCCACCGTGTGCGTCAGCACCTGCCGCAGGGTCGCGGTCGCCTTGCCGTGCACCCCGAACTCCGGCCACACCTCCGCCACCGGCGTGTCGTAGCCGACCAGGCCGTTGCTGACCAGCAGATGGGCGATCAACGCGGCCACGCCCTTGCCGGTGGAGAAGCTGAAGAACAAGATCTCCGGGGTCACCGGCCGTCCGGTCGTGCCGTCGGCAACGCCGGCGACGACGTCGACGACCCGCCGGCCCCGGTGGTGGACGACGACCTGCAGGCCCGTCTCGGCCCCGGTGGCCACCAGTTCGTCCGCGACGTCCTGCACCCGGTGGTGGAGGGTCATCAGAGCTCACCGCGCAGCACGGCCTGGCCGGTGCCGGCGTCGAAGGGCACCGAGGCGTGCTCGTGGACGATCCGCCAGGCGCCGCCCTGCCGGCGCAGGCAGCTCGTCGCGCGCACCCACATGCCGACCTCGGTGCCGTCCCGCATCGTGCCGCTGATCCGGACCAGGAAGTGGCAGAATGCGAGATCGGCTCCGGCGGTGATCTCCAGGTCACGGATCTCGTGCCCGATCCCGGTGCGGTATGACGCGATCCACCTCGCCAACCGGTCGGCCGGGTTCTCGCCGCGGCGGACGAACGGGCCGACCACGTCGTACAGCACGAGGTCGTCGTCGTAGCCGGCGGCCGCCGTGGCGGCGTCCCGGCGGCCGAGCGCCCGGGTGCGGGTCTCCAGCAGCTCGCGGATCTGCCGGTCGGCGCCCGCGGTCATCGGGGGGCCACCTGACGGCCGAGGGCGTCCAGCCAGTCGCCGGTGCCCCGCTCGCGCCACTCGGGCTGTTCCCGGTCGTCCAGGAAGGTGCCCTGTTCGGTGAGCACCAGGCGGGTCCCGTCGCCGTCGCGGACGAGCTGCACGGTGGTCAGCGACACGGTCGACAGGACCTCGTCGGTGAACAGGGCGGTGGTGTAGACGATGCGCTCGTCGGGGACGATGTCGTGGTA
Coding sequences within it:
- a CDS encoding DUF3558 domain-containing protein — translated: MNACAILDQLNAGQGFGPGRNISKRNECTATKSEYGANGLALDPVQGLQEFLETDPGATETTVNGRKALEGKGDSGACSIAIEIGPHSRALADVVMASPDDDHKACSEAQALAARLEPLLPKVPG
- a CDS encoding serine hydrolase domain-containing protein, whose product is MTLHHRVQDVADELVATGAETGLQVVVHHRGRRVVDVVAGVADGTTGRPVTPEILFFSFSTGKGVAALIAHLLVSNGLVGYDTPVAEVWPEFGVHGKATATLRQVLTHTVGVPAMPGVLGPTDLADWPRVCAAIAAAEPRWRPGTVAPRRAELHREDIADRVSARSMSHLVLKDHTRQVVARDIEALNLPAGEHVAQRPLSRKWGKFGQLK
- a CDS encoding SRPBCC domain-containing protein; protein product: MTDHSVKHSTFTLERTYVAAPAVVFAAWSDRDTKAKWFAAGDSRYSLDFRVGGTETVHGGDGVDLVARSEYHDIVPDERIVYTTALFTDEVLSTVSLTTVQLVRDGDGTRLVLTEQGTFLDDREQPEWRERGTGDWLDALGRQVAPR
- a CDS encoding YybH family protein, which gives rise to MTAGADRQIRELLETRTRALGRRDAATAAAGYDDDLVLYDVVGPFVRRGENPADRLARWIASYRTGIGHEIRDLEITAGADLAFCHFLVRISGTMRDGTEVGMWVRATSCLRRQGGAWRIVHEHASVPFDAGTGQAVLRGEL